The Nitrosomonas sp. genomic sequence CATCTATCTCGACTTCATCGGTATCTTTACTGAAAAGATCAGTGAAATGTCCTCCGCCCAAGTTACCCAGACCCAGGCTTTCACAGCCAGTCAACATCAGCAGCATCAGACCCATACCCATGCCCCGTAACAACGAAACCGAGAAAAAACTGGATGGGCGTGTGCTGAGAGTCATTGCTTAATCTCTTAGTGCATCCATCTTCATTTGCACGATATTCTGGTAGGAACTTTGCCCGCTCAAACGATCAAGTGCTTGATGATAAGCGGTGCGCGCTTCTTTTGTTTTACCGGAAGCAACGAGCACATCTCCACGTAGATCCGCATAAAGTCCAGCAAAAGATGTTCCATGTTTCGTATTCAACAGGGAAAGCGCCTGTTCAAACTGTTGCTCATCCAGCAAGATTCCCGCCAGGCGTAAACGCGCCAGATCCTTCAGCTCCATTTCTTCGGATTTATCCAGAACCCACTGCAGCATCGTTTTAGCTGTGAGAATATCACCAGTCTTGAAACTTGCTTGAGCCGAAATCAAAGCCGCACGCGACGCATAACCGCTACTGGAAAAACCTTCTGTCAATAACAATGCCGCATCCCGGATCTTTCCGGCATCACCCGTTTTATCGAGCTGTTGTTGAAGAACGGCATACAAGTCAGCTGCTTGCTCTGCCTGCTGACTCTTATAATGACCCCACAATCGGTTACCCGCAACACTGGCCACCAAAATCGCCACACTCAGCAAAATTATGTTGCCGTTGGCAGCCCACCAGGCTTTTAAACGATCAATTTTCTCCTGCTCTTCAAAATCAAGTGATGACATCGCGTTATTCCTTTCTAATAAACTGCTTTAATAGGTTAATTTTTACCCAGTAGGGCACAGATTTCAGCCAGGTCGACACTCACCTGCTCGGCAGCTTCACGTAACGGTTTGAGACTGATTCTCCTGGCCTTTGCCTCATCATCTCCGATAACCGCCGCAAATTGAGCGCCACTGACATCAGCTTTTTTCATTTGTGATTTGAAAGCTCCCCCGCCGTTATGCAATACCACCTTGACGCCCTGATCGCGCAAGTATTCGGCAACTTCCCACGCAAAATCAGCCGCCATTTCACCCTGATGAACCACATAAATATCGGGACGATTCGCCGTGTATGTCTCATCCAGACCCACCATGAGCGCCAGGATTCGCTCAATCCCCATGGCGAAACCGCAGGCAGGCGCCGGTTTTCCTCCCACTTGCGCAATCAGCCCATCGTAACGTCCACCCGCGCAAATCGTACCCTGCGCACCGAGATGATCGCTCACCCACTCGAATACCGTGCGATTATAGTAATCCAGCCCCCTCACAAGACGCGGATTGATGGTGAAATCCACCCCACGATTTCGCAGAATAGTTTGCAGGGATTCGAAATGAGCCAGCGATTCCTCATCCAGATCATCAAACAGTCTGGGAGCATCTTTCAATAGCTCCTGCATAGCGGGATTCTTGCTGTCAAGGATACGCAGCGGATTGCTGTGCAGGCGCCGGCGAGCATCTTCATCAAGCTGATCAGCAAATCTTTCAAGATAACTAACCAACCTGGCACGATAAATGGCGCGCGAATCCGGGCTGCCGAGCGTGCCAATCTCCAGGCGAACAGGCGTAACACCTAACAGACGCCACAATCTGGCACACATGATGATATGTTCGGCATCGATATCGGGACCCGAAAAGCCGAGTGCCTCAACACCGACCTGGTGAAACTGGCGATAGCGTCCTTTTTGCGGCCGTTCATGCCGGAACATCGGGCCGCTGTAATAAAGCCGCTGTGGGCCGGTATACAGCAAATTGTGCTCAATAACCGCGCGCACACAAGAAGCGGTTCCTTCCGGGCGCAACGTCAGCTGCTCACCATTGAGATGATCGACAAACGTATACATCTCTTTTTCAACGATATCCGTAATGGCGCCAATCGAGCGTACAAACAAGTCAGTCTGTTCCACCACCGGCGTGCGCAAATTACGATAACCGTAGGCAGCCAGCCAGGTGCGAATGATTTCTTCGAAGTAACCCCACTTGTCACTCTCATCCGGCAGGATATCATTCATCCCGCGAATGGCACGTATTACACTAGACATTGACGCGTTTTTTCTGGTAGTGGGTACGCACGTATTCGTCAACAATGGAACGGAACTCTCCGGCAATGTTATCACCCTTGAGCGTAACGGTTTTTTGCCCATCGACAAACACGGGCGCAACCGGATTCTCGCCTGACCCAGGCAAGCTGATGCCAATATTGGCATGCTTGCTTTCACCCGGTCCATTGACAACACAACCCATCACCGCCAGTGTCATATTTTCAACGCCGTCATACTGATCCCGCCAGTCAAGCATTTTCTCGCGAACGTAAGCCTGGATACTTTCCGCCAATTCCTGAAAATAGGTACTGGTGGTACGGCCACAACCCGGGCAAGCCGCTACCAGCGGCACGAAGGCGCGCAAACCCATGGTTTGCAGTATTTCCTGCGCGACGATAACCTCACGAGTACGATCTCCCCCCGGTTCCGGAGTCAGCGAAATGCGAATCGTATCGCCCATACCGGAAAACAACAGGACGGACAGAGCCGCCGTTGAAGCAACAATCCCTTTGGAACCCATGCCAGCCTCGGTCAATCCCAGATGCAACGCATAATCACATTGCCCGGCAAGCTCACTATAAACGGCGATCAGATCCTGCACACCGCTCACCTTGCACGACAGCACGATATGATCACGCGGCAGTCCGAGCTCTTCAGCCTTGGCCGCACTTTCCAGCGCGGAAGTAATCAGCGCCTTGCGCATGACCTGCCCCGCATCCAGCGGTTGTGGCAAGCGGGCATTCTCATCCATGATGCGTACCAGCATTTCCGGATCGAGACTACCCCAATTGACACCTATCCGGATTGGTTTGTCATATTTACACGCGATCTCGATCAAGGTTGAGAACTGCTCATCACGTTTCTTACCATGCCCGACATTTCCAGGATTGATACGGTACTTGGCCAGTGCCTGCGCACATTCGGGATACGCACCTAACAGTTTGTGCCCATTGAAATGGAAATCTCCTATCAGTGGCACATTACAACCCATTGCATCCAGTCTCGCGCGGATTCCCGCAACGGCAGCGGCGGATTCCGCATTATTGACGGTAATTCTGACCAATTCCGAACCAGCGCGCGCCAGTTGCGCTACTTGCTGCGTAGTGGCAATTTCATCAGCGGTATCCGTATTGGTCATGGACTGCACCACGACTGGCGCATCACCACCAATCATGACCGACCCCACTTTAACCCCGACACATTTTCTACGTGGACTGACAATTACATTTGTTAACATGAGTTTGCGTATATTATTGAATAATAAAGTTATTTGTCAGCCAGTTTATCGCCACAAATTATTCCAGCGAGAAACGCGCGACATCATCATTGCCACGAGTATAGGGAGCAAGATCCACTGCACGCCCGCCATAAGTCAGCGTTACTCCCGCCGCATTACCAATCACCAGATATAACGGCGGTTTTCCACTGACTGTTTGTTCAGAACCGCGCGCATGAATTTTTTCCAGAATAACATTGCCTTCGCTATCCTTCACTTTGACCCAGGAGTCGCGTGAAAAAATAAAATGCAATGATTTGCCAGAACCATCCTCCTCTGCTGTTGCAGTAGATTCAATTGCCTGGCCAGCAGGCAGCCGGGTTCCGGACAAAGCTTCTTTCACCTGACCGGGCTGAGTAACAGGTGGCAGAGGCGGTGGAACAGACGGCGCTCCCGCAGAAAACGAAAAAGAGGGCGAGGTTATTGCCGGCAAAGGCAATTCAATTGCGGTCTGTCCATCCGTAGAAGCACTTTCGGACAGAGAAGGCAGATCCAGGTCACCCAGTAATGCAGACGACTGTTGATCAAGCTTCTCCGACTGAAAAAGCATATACCCCCCCAGCGCAACGCCGATTGCCAGTAGAAAATAAAGCCATTTTCCACCGCCACTATCACGCTCATGGCTCGAAAGCAGTTTGACTGGCTGCATACCTCGCGCCAGACTACCCTCTCCATGCGTGTGTGCCGCCAAATTACGTGGCAACATCTGCAACAGCTGATCCACATTGGCAAGACGCAGTATCCGCGCGTAATTACGGACATACCCCCTCAGAAATGTGGAGGCAGGCGAAGGTAAGGAAGCATAGTCCTGCGACTCGATTGCCAGGACCTGCTGTTCTGACAAACACAAACGTCGCGCCACTTCACCAGGTTTCAATCCCTGCCGAACTCTTTCATCGCGCAATTGCTCTCCAAGCGAAGTCGTCAAATTCGTTTCCGCTGGATTGCTCATTGGCTGATCGTTGGACGCAAAACCGGCAGAACCGGATGACTCCTCGTCATTCTCGCAAATATCCAGCACGGTTTCATTATCTGATACCGATGGGTTCCCGGATGATTCATCAGGCAATGCCTGAACAATCTCCGCATCCGATGGAATATGTGATTCACTGTCTCGCTGATTCTCACTCATGATTCACCTTGCCTGCACGCAGTGCTCTTGCTTCCCTCGAATCGGGAAAGCGTCTCTGTAATTGAAAAGCATAATTTTCCCGCGCATTCATATCATTGCCTGCCTGCGCGATTCGAACGGCCAGCCACAAACTCTCAGCCGTGGCAGAATAAACCTGTAAATGCCGGGCGATTTCAGACTCGGCGGTTTCCAGGTTACCTTTTTTCAGATCGAGCTCGATCAACCCAAGCCTGGCCAGCGCATAACCAGGGCGGATAATCAATGCTTCACGAAAAAATGCGCGCGCGCGCTCGTAATCTGGCAATTTCAACAAGCACAAACCCGCATTTGCGTAACTTTTTTCAGGGGTATCGTACAAGGGATCGCTGATTGCCTTCATAAAATGACTGACTGACTGTTCAATCCGGCCTTCTCTCCGTTGACACAAAAACCAGCCATAATTATTGTGAATATCAGGATCACTTCCTGCAATCTTAAGGGCACGCTCAAAATTATCCTCCGCGTGCGCATCTTCCTGCAAATCCATGTAGATCAGGCCCAGCATGTTGTAAGCGGAAGCATAATCCGACTTGGATTTGAGTGCTATATTCGCTTCTTCGATCGCCACCCGATACTGACCCCGCTGATAATACTGCCCGGCCAGTTCAGTATGTACAACCGCGCTTTGCAATGCCTTCTGTTTAAGCTCCTCGGGCGTGGATTTATCCACAGCTGGTGCATGCGCACAGCCGGAAAGGTAAATCAGACAGAAAAGCAACCCTCCCCCAGCCAATAATCTTGTCACACAATCAAGAGGTTTCATTTTTTGGATACCTAATTTACCCGGTAACAACGGAACCCGCAGCCGTTCGACGGGTTTTATCCTGCACCTGCCCGGCAAGCTGACCACATGCCGCCGCAATATCATCGCCACGAGTTTTACGTACCGTATTGACAATACCGGCCTCTGACAGCACTTCACGAAAATGGTCAATAGCCACAGCACTCGAACGTTGATAGCCAGAATTGGCAAAGGCGTTAAACGGAATCAGATTCAGTTTACACGGAATGGCCCTGACCAGCTGCACCAGCTCACGTGCCTGCTCAACGCGGTCGTTGACCCCATCGAGCATGATGTACTCAAACGTCACGAAATCCCGTGGCGCCGCCGGAAGATAGCGTTCGCAGGCAGCCAACAACTCCCTGATCGGATATTTTTTGTTGATGGGCACCAGCTGATCCCGCAAGGCATCGTTAGGCGCATGCAGCGAAACCGCAAGCGCAACCGGGCAACGCTCACGCAACCGGTCCATAGCAGGAACCAATCCGGAGGTGCTCACGGTAACCCGCCGACGCGACAACCCATAAGCGTAATCGCTCAGCATCAAATCCAGCGCCTGCACCAGATTTTCAAAATTGGCCAGTGGTTCACCCATTCCCATCATCACAACATTCGTCACTGGCCGCTGCGAATAGTTTGACTGGCTGGCACCCAACAACTGGTTGGCCAGCCACAATTGACCAATGATCTCCGCAACAGTCAGATTACGGTTGAAACCCTGCCGGCCCGTTGCGCAAAAGCTGCAAGCCAGCGCACACCCCACCTGGCTTGAAACGCAAAGCG encodes the following:
- the pilW gene encoding type IV pilus biogenesis/stability protein PilW; this encodes MTRLLAGGGLLFCLIYLSGCAHAPAVDKSTPEELKQKALQSAVVHTELAGQYYQRGQYRVAIEEANIALKSKSDYASAYNMLGLIYMDLQEDAHAEDNFERALKIAGSDPDIHNNYGWFLCQRREGRIEQSVSHFMKAISDPLYDTPEKSYANAGLCLLKLPDYERARAFFREALIIRPGYALARLGLIELDLKKGNLETAESEIARHLQVYSATAESLWLAVRIAQAGNDMNARENYAFQLQRRFPDSREARALRAGKVNHE
- the ispG gene encoding flavodoxin-dependent (E)-4-hydroxy-3-methylbut-2-enyl-diphosphate synthase → MLTNVIVSPRRKCVGVKVGSVMIGGDAPVVVQSMTNTDTADEIATTQQVAQLARAGSELVRITVNNAESAAAVAGIRARLDAMGCNVPLIGDFHFNGHKLLGAYPECAQALAKYRINPGNVGHGKKRDEQFSTLIEIACKYDKPIRIGVNWGSLDPEMLVRIMDENARLPQPLDAGQVMRKALITSALESAAKAEELGLPRDHIVLSCKVSGVQDLIAVYSELAGQCDYALHLGLTEAGMGSKGIVASTAALSVLLFSGMGDTIRISLTPEPGGDRTREVIVAQEILQTMGLRAFVPLVAACPGCGRTTSTYFQELAESIQAYVREKMLDWRDQYDGVENMTLAVMGCVVNGPGESKHANIGISLPGSGENPVAPVFVDGQKTVTLKGDNIAGEFRSIVDEYVRTHYQKKRVNV
- the rlmN gene encoding 23S rRNA (adenine(2503)-C(2))-methyltransferase RlmN; translated protein: MLNLLDFNEAGLVDFCRGIGEKPYRARQLLRWIHQSGKTEFADMSDLAKQLRQKLTGVVTIEPPGFVSDHTAADGTRKWLISTGAGNAVETVFIPEPNRGTLCVSSQVGCALACSFCATGRQGFNRNLTVAEIIGQLWLANQLLGASQSNYSQRPVTNVVMMGMGEPLANFENLVQALDLMLSDYAYGLSRRRVTVSTSGLVPAMDRLRERCPVALAVSLHAPNDALRDQLVPINKKYPIRELLAACERYLPAAPRDFVTFEYIMLDGVNDRVEQARELVQLVRAIPCKLNLIPFNAFANSGYQRSSAVAIDHFREVLSEAGIVNTVRKTRGDDIAAACGQLAGQVQDKTRRTAAGSVVTG
- the hisS gene encoding histidine--tRNA ligase, coding for MSSVIRAIRGMNDILPDESDKWGYFEEIIRTWLAAYGYRNLRTPVVEQTDLFVRSIGAITDIVEKEMYTFVDHLNGEQLTLRPEGTASCVRAVIEHNLLYTGPQRLYYSGPMFRHERPQKGRYRQFHQVGVEALGFSGPDIDAEHIIMCARLWRLLGVTPVRLEIGTLGSPDSRAIYRARLVSYLERFADQLDEDARRRLHSNPLRILDSKNPAMQELLKDAPRLFDDLDEESLAHFESLQTILRNRGVDFTINPRLVRGLDYYNRTVFEWVSDHLGAQGTICAGGRYDGLIAQVGGKPAPACGFAMGIERILALMVGLDETYTANRPDIYVVHQGEMAADFAWEVAEYLRDQGVKVVLHNGGGAFKSQMKKADVSGAQFAAVIGDDEAKARRISLKPLREAAEQVSVDLAEICALLGKN
- a CDS encoding DUF4115 domain-containing protein; this translates as MSENQRDSESHIPSDAEIVQALPDESSGNPSVSDNETVLDICENDEESSGSAGFASNDQPMSNPAETNLTTSLGEQLRDERVRQGLKPGEVARRLCLSEQQVLAIESQDYASLPSPASTFLRGYVRNYARILRLANVDQLLQMLPRNLAAHTHGEGSLARGMQPVKLLSSHERDSGGGKWLYFLLAIGVALGGYMLFQSEKLDQQSSALLGDLDLPSLSESASTDGQTAIELPLPAITSPSFSFSAGAPSVPPPLPPVTQPGQVKEALSGTRLPAGQAIESTATAEEDGSGKSLHFIFSRDSWVKVKDSEGNVILEKIHARGSEQTVSGKPPLYLVIGNAAGVTLTYGGRAVDLAPYTRGNDDVARFSLE
- a CDS encoding tetratricopeptide repeat protein, which translates into the protein MSSLDFEEQEKIDRLKAWWAANGNIILLSVAILVASVAGNRLWGHYKSQQAEQAADLYAVLQQQLDKTGDAGKIRDAALLLTEGFSSSGYASRAALISAQASFKTGDILTAKTMLQWVLDKSEEMELKDLARLRLAGILLDEQQFEQALSLLNTKHGTSFAGLYADLRGDVLVASGKTKEARTAYHQALDRLSGQSSYQNIVQMKMDALRD